The window CGAGCCGGGGTGAGCACCCCGAGGAACCGGCCGGTGCTCTCCCTGTCGATGACCGCTATCCAGCCCGCGTCGTGCTGGAGCATGGTGGCGAACGCCTGCTTGAGCGGGGCGCCGACGGGGAGCCAGGCCTCCATGCGGCGGGCGTGTTCACGGACCGTGCCCTTGGCCTCGGTGGGGGCGGTGTCCGCCGGGATCCAGCCGTGCAGCTTGTCGTCGCGGTCCAGGACGACGGCCCAGCGCGCCCCTTCCGCGCGCAGCCGCTCGGTCGCGCGGGACAGCGGGTCGTCCAGATGCACGACGGGAGGCTGGTCGAGGTCGCCCTCCTCGATGGGGGTGACGGAGAGCCGCTTGAGACCGCGGTCCGCACCGACGAAGTCCGCGACGTACGGGGTGGCGGGTGCGCCGAGTACGGTCGCCGGGGAGTCGAACTGCTCGATGGAGCCCTGCCCGTAGACGGCGATTCGGTCGCCGAGCCGGACGGCTTCCTCGATGTCGTGAGTGACGAAAAGCACGGTTTTGCGGACCTGCGCCTGGAGTCTGAGGAATTCGTTCTGCAGGCGTTCACGGACGACCGGGTCGACCGCACCGAAAGGTTCATCCATCAGCAGTACCGGCGGATCCGCCGCCAGTGCCCTTGCCACTCCGACGCGTTGGCGCTGACCGCCGGAGAGCTGGTCCGGATATCGGTCACCGTAAACGGACGGATCGAGTCCCACCAGGTCGAGAAGTTCGGCGGCGCGCTCCCGGCCCCTTCCCCGTTTCCAGCCGAGGAGATGGGGAACGGTCGCCGTGTTCTCCAGCACCGTCTTGTGCGGGAAGAGACCGACCTGCTGGATCACATAGCCGATACGGCGGCGCAGTCGGACGGGGTCGATGGCGGATATGTCGTCCCCGTCGAGGAATATCCGGCCCTCGGTCGGTTCGATCAGCCGGTTCACCATCTTCATGGTGGTGGTCTTGCCGCAGCCCGACGGCCCCACGAGCGTGACCAGTTCACCCTCGGCCACTTCGAAGGAGAGATCGTCGACGGCGGTCGTGCCGTCCGCGTACCGCTTGGTGACGTGCTCGAATCGGATCATGGTTCCCCATTGTGGCGCGTGTTCTGTGAAGGACATGTTGCTGGAATACAACGGCCTCGGCGATTGTCAGTGGTCGAGGATAGGGTCGCCAGACATCGGTCCGACACGGCAAACGGGAGATGGGGGGTACGGATGACCGGACAGAACTGCCTGGTGGCGAACGACTGGATCTGCGGGGAGTATCTCCGTTCCCGCAGCCAGGAGTTGACCGATGCGACCGTCCAGCACATCTGGATCACCGCGGTATCGGTGGTGATCGGACTCCTGGTGGCATTTCCACTGGCACTGCTCGCACGCCGCGGCCGACGGGTGGCGGGACCGGTGCTCGGGCTGACGACGGTGCTCTACACCGTGCCTTCGCTGGCGATGTTCTCGCTGCTGCTGCCACTGTTCGGACTTTCCGCCGCGCTGGTCGTCACCGGCCTTGTGCTCTATTCGCTGACCATTCTCGTACGGAACATCCTGGCCGGGCTCGAAGCGGTGCCGCAGGAGGCGAAGGATGCCGCGAAGGGCATGGGGTACGGGCCGGGGAGGCTGCTGTGGGAGGTCGAACTCCCGCTGGCGTTGCCCGCGTTGATGGCCGGGGTCCGGATCGCCACGGTCTCCACGATCGCGCTGACGACCGTCGGCTCGATCGTCGGCAGAGGCGGCCTCGGCAACCTCATCGAGGATGCCCTGCCGAGCTTCTTCAAGGCGCAGGTGCTCACCGCGTCGGTGCTCTGCGTCCTGCTCGCGGTGGTCGCCGACCTGCTGCTGCTCGGGGTGCAGCGGCTGCTGACGCCCTGGACCCGGATACCGAGGACCCGCGACGCCGTGGGTACGGGCGCTACGGCGGAGGCGGTCTGACGCATGGGAGTTCTCGGAGAGGCCTGGACCTGGCTGACCACCGGCACCAACTGGTCGGGGGACAGCGGGGCGGGCCACCGGCTCGGCGAGCATCTGTACGTCAGCGGGGTGTCTCTCGCGCTGGCCTGCCTGATCGCGTTGCCGTTGGCCCTGTATCTGGGGCACATCGGGAAGGGCGGCGCGCTGGCCGTCAACGTCTCCAATGTGGGGCGGGCGATCCCGGTCTTCGCGGTGCTGGCCCTGTTCATGGTGTCGCCGCTGCGCAACGCCGGATATGTGCCGACGGTCATCGCGCTGGTGCTGTTCGCCGTGCCGCCGCTGCTGACCAACGCCTATGTCGGGATGACGGAGGTGGACCGGTCGGTGGTGGAGGCGGCGCGGGGCATGGGGATGTCCGGCGGCCAGCTCTTCGTACGGGTCGAGCTCCCGCTGGCCTATCCGATGATCATGACCGGTCTGCGCTCGGCGGCGGTCCAGGTCGTCGCCACGGCCACGATCGCCGCGATGGTCGGCCAGGGCGGTCTCGGCCGGATCATCACCGCCGGATTCAACACGTACAACACACCGCAGGTGGTCGCGGGCGCGCTGCTCGTCGCCGTGCTCGCCCTGCTCGTCGAGGCGGTGCTGGTGGGGCTGGACCGGGCCCTGTCACCGCTCCGCCGCCGGCGGACCGCCTGATCCCATTCATGTGCCCAACACACCTTGCAAACAGCCCTTTTGCTGTGGACGGAGAACAACATGAGCAAGACCTCGCGCATAGCGGGCGCGGTCATCGGCATGGTCGTGCTGGCCGGCTCGGTCGCAGCCTGCGGCGGCGACAGCCTGGAGAAGGACAAGGGCGGTTCCGCCGCGTCCGGTGATTCCGGGAAGAAGGGCTCGCTCGTCGTCGGCGCCGCCGCCTTCACCGAGTCCAAGGTGGTCGCCGAGCTGTACGCGCAGATTCTCGGCGACGCCGGATACAGCACCTCGGTCACCACGGTGAAGAACCGGGAACTGTACGAGCCGTCCCTGGAGAAGGGCGAGATCGACGTCGTACCGGAATACGCCGCGACGATCGCCGAATTCCTCAACGCCAAGGTGAACGGGGCGAAGGCGGCCGAGGAGAAGCCGGTTGCCTCCGGTGACGCGGCGGCCACCGTCGCCGCGCTGGAGAAGCTCGCCACCCCGCGCGGATTGAAGGTGCTTCCGGCCGGTGACGCCGTCGACCAGAACGCCTTCGCGGTGACCAAGGAATTCGCCGACAAGAACAAGCTGAAGACTCTTTCGGACCTCGGCGCCTCCAAGCTGAAGGTGAAGATCGCGGCGGGCGACGAGTGCGAGGTGCGGCCGTTCTGCGCACCGGGGCTGAAGAAGACGTACGGCATTGATGTCACCGGTATCGACCCCAAGGGAGTCGGCACCCCGCAGGCCAAGCAGGCTGTGAAGGACGGCAAGGACCAGCTGGTCCTCACCACCACCACGGACGCGGTGCTGGACAGCTACGACCTGGTGTTCCTGGAAGACGACAAGAAGCTCCAGAACGCGGACAACGTCCTTCCGGTTCTCAATGCCAAGGACGCCGGCGCACCGGACATTGCCGATGCGCTCGGCAAGCTCACCAAGGTGCTCACCACGGAGGACCTCGCGGAACTGAACCGCAAGGTCGACGCCGAGCGCGCCAAGCCCGCCGATGTGGCCAAGGACTATCTGCAGTCGAAAGGCCTGATCAAGAAGTAGCGGATGACGACTTAGGAGGCCGCCGGTAAGCCCCTCAGGTAACTGCCGGGGAACAGATTGCCGGGCGGCCTCCCAAGTGACCCCTACGCACGGTAAATTTCAGGCCATGCCACGTGGACGTCATCGCCATTCGCCACCTCTCCACAGAATCCTGCCTCCTTCGGTCGTCGCCGGAGCGGCAGTCCTCTGTGCGGCGGGCGCCTGGCTTCTCGCCGAACCCCTGGTCCTGCGCGGACTGGTCGCCGCCGCTGCGGCCGCCGCCGTCACCGGGGCGTATCTGATGCGCGCCTGGGACCGGGAAGCGGGCCGCCGCGTCGCGGATCTGACGCGCGCCCGTGCCAGCGACGAATGGAAGACCGAGGAGCGCATAGCGGAGCTCGAGGCCGACCTCGACGAGTCGCGGACGCTGCGCGTCCGGCTCGAGACGAAGCTGCGCCGCAAGCGCGTGGAGCTCGCCGGTCTGCGCGGTGAGCACGCCGCACTGCTGCGCCGGTACGCCAACGCCGAGACCGAGCGGGCCAGCGCGCTGGAGGGCCGCAGGCAGCTCGCGATCGAAGCGGCCGCCACGCCCCGGGAGCTGCCCACCGCACGTTCCACGCCGACGCCGGCCGCGTATCTGCGCGCCGCCCAGGCCCTGCAGGACCTCAGTCGCAACGCCGCGCTCCAGGAGGCCCGCCGCACCGCCGAGCGGGCCAGGAAGCGCGATCTCGAGGAGCGCGCCCGGGAGGCCGAGGAGCCGCAGGGGAAGCACGCGGCGACCGCGGCACCGGGCACCGAGCAGCGCCGCCCGCAGGCCGCCCTGCCCCCGGCCCGCCGCCCGTCGACGGTGCTCCCGGCGCCGCGCGCGGTCCCGGCCGCCAGCGCGGTCGTTCCGTACGCCGCGTCCCGCCGTCATCCGGTGCCGCAGGGAAGCTTCGACTTCTTCGGTACGCAGAAGGCGCACGCCGCGATCGAGTCCGTGCAGAACGAGGACCTTGCGGACGTGGTCGGCGAGGAGGCACTGGCCGCACACCGCACGGGCACGGCCGCGAACCGCACCGTCGGCAAGGTCATCGACCTGACGGCGCACGACGAGACCGAACAGCTGGACGTCGCCGGACTGCGCAGCGCGATCTCGTAGCGGGCCGGCGGCAGCGGGCCCGGGGCCCTGCCGGCTACTTGTCGATGTCGCCGACCACGAAGAACAGCGAACCCAGGATCGCCACCATGTCGGCGACGAGTGTCCCCGGCAGCAGCTCGGTGAGCGCCTGGATGTTGTTGTACGAGGCGGAGCGGAGCTTCAGCCGGTACGGGGTCTTCTCGCCCTTGGACACCAGGTAGTAGCCGTTGATGCCGAGCGGGTTCTCGGTCCAGGCGTAGGTGTGGCCCTCGGGGGCCTTGAGCACCTTGGGGAGCCGCTGGTTGATCGGACCGGGCGCCAGATCGGCCATCCGGTCCAGGCAGGCGTCCGCCAGGTCCAGTGCGTTGTGGGACTGCTCCAGCAGACATTCGAAGCGGGCCAGGCAGTCGCCCTCGGTACGGGTGACGACCTTGAGGGTGTCCTGCAGCTCCCCGTACGCGAGATACGGCTCGTCGCGCCGCAGATCGAAGTCCACCCCGGAGGCGCGGGCGATCGGACCGGACACCCCGTACGCGTGCACGGTCTCGGCGGACAGCACGCCGACACCGCGGGTCCGGCCCCGGAAGATCTCGTTGCCGAGCACCAGCCTGTCGTACACGTCCATCCGCGAGCGGACGGACGCGACGGCGTCCCGCGCGCGGCCCAGCCAGCCGGCCGGGAGGTCCTCCTTGAGACCGCCGACCCGGTTGAACATGTAGTGCATCCGGCCGCCGGAGACCTCCTCCATCACGGCCTGGAGCTCTTCGCGTTCCCGGAAGGCGTGGAACACCGGAGTGATACCGCCCAGTTCCAGCGGGTACGAGCCGAGGAACATCAGATGGTTCAGCACCCGGTTCAGCTCGGCGAGCAGGGTCCGCGTCCAGACCGCGCGCTCCGGGACCTCCATGCCGAGCATCCGCTCGACGGCCATCACGACGCCCAGCTCGTTGGAGAACGCCGACAGCCAGTCGTGGCGGTTGGCGAGCATCACGATCTGCCGGTAGTCGCGGGCCTCGAAGAGCTTCTCCGCGCCGCGGTGCATGTACCCGATGACCGGCTCGGCGTGCTGGATCCGCTCGCCGTCGAGGACGATCCGCAGACGGAGCACGCCGTGGGTCGAGGGGTGCTGGGGCCCGATGTTGAGCACCATGTCGGTGCTCTCCGCCGCGCCGCCGATGCCGACTGTCGTCTCCGTCATACGGCCAGTATTCCCTGAGCGCCGGGGGCGGTGCGGGGTGGGGCGCCTGCGGCGGGCCCGTTCCCCTGCGCGCCCGTTCCCGCCCCGGACCCCGGTACTCGACGCCGGACGGGCCGCGGGACGCCCTCAATCGCCGGTCGGGCCGGACGCGACCGCCGGATACGGCCGCCGTGTCACCCGTTGCATCAGCCAGCCGAAGTCGCCGAGCCCGCCCCGCGCGGTCAGCTCAGCCGCCTCACCCGCCGACGCGAGCGCGCGCACGTATCCCGCCGGATCGCTGGACGCGAGGGCGAGCGACGGCCGCTCCCCGCTGATACCCAGCCCCCGCAGTGCCTCCCGCTGATCAACCACCTCGGGCTCGCCGCCCACGGTCCCGGCCGCCGCGCACGCGTCCAGCGCCACATGCGAGGTGAGATCGCAGCTGCCGTCCGGCACCGGCCGCACCTCGCGCCCCGCCCGGAAGCCGGTCAGTGTGCCGAACGGCGGCCGCGCCTGCCGTACGTGGGCGTAGTCGACAGCCACCGCGAGACCCGCGGACAGGGTGGAGACCGCCCGCGCCCACGCCTCGTCGCGCGGCCGGCCGATCTCCGCACGGCTGCCCGGTCCGGCCGACGGCCACCAGCGCCGCAGCCAGGCGGCGTCCTCCCCGGTCACGGGTTCACCCAGCCGCTCGGCGCCGTCCGCCGTCCTGACGAGGACATACCGGTCGATGCCGTCCGTGTCGGTCTCCGCGACCGGCGTCGGGACGTTGTCCAGCCACTCGTTGGCGAACAGCAGCCCCCGCGCACCCGGCGGCGGCTCGGCGCACCACGCGATCCGGGGGTCCAGGCCGGCCGGCCGCCCGGCGATCTCCACGGCGTACGCCCGTACCGAGAGTCCCGTCGGGGCGATCCCGGGCAGCGCCGCAAGCACACCCGTCACCAGCTCTCCCCGCCCGGCCCCCAGATCCACCAGATCGACCGCGTCCGTCCCCAGTTCCCGCGCCGTCCTGACCAGCAGCCGGGCCACCGCGGCGGCGAACAGCGGGGACGCGTGCACGGACGTACGGAAGTGCCCGGCCGGCCCTTCGAGGCTCCGGTAGAACCCCTCGTCCCCGTACAAAGCGGTCTCGGCCGCCTCCTGCCACCCACGCCACTCATCCGTCACGGGGCCAAGTCTCCACCTTGGGGAGTACGGTCCCAGGAACCGGATCGACCCTCCGGCTGACCCGCCCACCTGCCGCCTGTCCCTACGCTGGGTTACGTGCAGCGCCTCTACGACTTCATCCGCAGGCACCCGACGGGCGTCGACATCTTCTGGGCTGTCGTCCTCCTCGGGCTCTCCGGCGTGTCCATCGTGGGTGACCAGGGCCGAGGCACACCACGGCTGGCTGCCGTACCGGTCGTCATCGGTCTCTGCCTGGTCGTCGCGCTGCGCCGCAGGGCGCCGGAGAAGATGCTGCTGCTCGCCGTCGCGGCGGGCGTCGTGCAGCTGATGCTCGACGTCAGGCCGAGCGTCGCGAACTTCGCCATGCTGGTGATCACCTTCACGGTGGCCACGGTCGGCGAGCGATGGGCCTCACGGGTCGCACTGGTCTGCAGCCTGTGCGCGGCCGGTCTCTCGCAGCTGCGCTGGCCCAGCGAGACCCGGGGCGGCTGGGTCCAGGAGGTCTTCGTCGTCGTCGTCATGACCGTGCCGTTCGTCCTCGCCTGGGTGCTCGGCGACTCGATGCGGACCCGGCGGGCATACTTCAGTCAGCTGGAGGAGCGGGCCGCCCGGCTGGAGCGGGAGCGTGAGGCGCAGTCGAAGGTCGCCGTGGCCGCCGAGCGGGCCCGTATCGCCCGCGAACTGCACGATGTCGTCGCGCACAACGTCTCGGTGATGGTGGTGCAGGCCGACGGGGCGGCGTACGTGATGGACGCGGCGCCCGACCAGGCCCGGCAGGCCCTGGAGACCATCTCCAGCACCGGCAGGCAGGCCCTCGCCGAGATGCGCCGGCTGCTCGGCGTGCTGCGCACCGGCGACAGCCAGGAGAGCGGGGAGTACGTCCCGCAGCCCGACGTCGAGCAGATCGAGGACCTTATCGAGCAGGTCCGCCGGACCGGTCTGGCGGTGGACTTCAAGATCGAGGGCACGCCGCGCCCGCTGCCCACCGGCGTCGAGCTGACGGCGTACCGCATCGTCCAGGAAGCACTGACCAACACCCGCAAGCACGGTGGCCCGGACGCCGGGGCCAGCGTGCGGCTGGTCTACTTCGACGACGGGCTCGGACTGCTCGTCGAGGACGACGGCCGGGGCGCGGCGCACGAACTGTACGAGGACGGCGGCGCCGACGGCGCAGGTCACGGGATGATCGGTATGCGCGAGCGGGTCGGCATGGTCGGCGGCACGCTGGACGCCGGGCCGCGGCCCGGCGGCGGGTTCCGGATCAGCGCACTGCTGCCGCTCAAACCCGCCCACTAGCCCACTGCCCGTTGCTGGACAGGAACAGGAGACAAGGACCCTCATGGCGATCCGCGTGATGCTCGTCGACGACCAGGTGCTGTTGCGCACCGGCTTCCGGATGGTGCTCGCGGCGCAGCCGGACATGGAGGTCGTCGCCGAGGCCGGCGACGGCGCGGAGGCGATCGAGAACCTTCGCTCCACCGCTGTCGACGTGGTGCTGATGGACGTACGCATGCCGAGGCTGGACGGTGTCGAGGCGACCCGGCGCATCTGCGCCCGGCCCGATGCGCCCAAGGTGCTCATCCTGACCACGTTCGACCTGGACGAATACGCCTTCTCCGGTCTGAAGGCCGGGGCCAGCGGTTTCATGCTCAAGGACGTGCCGCCGGCCGAGCTGCTCGGCGCGATCCGTTCGGTGCACAGCGGCGACGCGGTCGTCGCCCCGTCCACCACGCGGCGGCTGCTCGACCGCTTCTCGCCCCTGCTGCCGAGCAGCACCGACGAACCCAAGCACAAGGACATCGGCAAGCTCACCGAACGCGAACGCGAAGTGATGCTGCTGGTCGCGCAGGGCATGTCGAACGGCGAGATCGCGGCGCGGCTGGTGCTCTCCGAGGCGACGGTCAAGACGCACGTCGGCCGCATCCTCACCAAGCTGAACCTGCGCGACCGGGTGCAGGTCGTCGTGCTCGCGTACGAGACGGGGCTGGTACGGGCCGGCGGAGGCGGGGCGGGCTGACAACGGCGGGCGCGCCCGGTCACCTCACCGCAGCACGCCCTCCAGGAAGTCGCTGCCGAGCCGGGCCACCACCGTCAGGTCCAGCTGGTGCAGTACGTACCGGCCACGCCGCCGCGTGGTGACCAGCCCGGCCTTCTTCAGTACCGAAAGATGCCGGGAGACCTCGGGCGCCGTGATGCTGTGCGAGTCGGCGAGCTCACCGGTCGTGTACGGAGAACGGGCGAGGTTGCGGCACAGCCGCATCCGCATGGGGTGGGCCAGCGCCTCCATCCGCAGCTGGAGCATCTCGACCGAGGCGGGAGAGGGCAGCTCGGGGCGGCGCACCGGATAGTGGATCACCGGGCGCCAGCCCGGTGCGTGCAGCACCATCAGATGCGGCCAGCCGAAGCTGGTCGGGATGAGCGTGAGCCCGGCGCCGACGGCCGGGTCGGTCGCGGTGGTCGAGCCCTCCGTCATCTTGTCGGCGCTGATCCTGCACGCGCCCTCGTCGAGCGAGAGTGCGGCGGACACGGCGCCCAACGCCTCACCGGCCCCCTTGCGGCGCAGCAGATCCGTCTTGTGCCGGGCGTCGGCGACCAGCTGGACCTGGACCCGGCGCCAGGTGTCCGCGAAGAACGCCTCGTCGCAGTCCTCGAAGAGACGCCGGACCCAGCGGCGTACGGGGACGGGGTCGGCCAGCAACTGCCGGGTGAACTCCACCTGCCGGGGGCCGCGCGCCGCCGCCATGTCCAGTGCGCGGGCGCGCATCAGAGGGTCGCTGAGCGGGGAGGGTGCGCCGGTCCCGTACAGGCTGGCGCAGGTGAACTCCAGGGCGGAGGCGACGAACCGTTCGTCGTCCAGCCGGTCGAGGATGTCCAGGTCCTCGGCGAGTGTCGCCCCGGTCCGGCCGTCACCGCCGCGCACCCCGGCGAACGGCATGAAGACGTCGGAGAACGTGTTGCGCCACAAGAAGTCGGCCTCGTGCAGCCGGTCGGCCAGGTCGGGCTCCAGCGAGGCGGCGGTCGCCGTCGCCCAGCCGTGAAGTCCGGGATGGTGCCCGGGCTCGGAGAGCGCATGCAGAGCCAGCCCCAGCTCGGCGAGGGGCGAGGTCTCGAAGACGATGCGCTCGGGCGGCAGTCCCGCGATGTCGATGTTCACACTCACCCCTCCATAGTGAGGGGTGCGGCGAAAACGTCAGGTGCCGTTTGACGGCGGTCGTCAATCGTCGCGCGGGACCGCCGGGACCGGCCCACGCTGAGTTCATGGACGCCATTCAGCAGCACATGATCGACAGCTATCGCGCAGCCCAGCACGGGGAACTGCCGCCGCCGCTGCCCGGCCGGCACGACTGGGCGGTGGTACGGGACGTACGCGACCGGCGCCGCTTCGACGCGGTGATGGCGGGCCTCCCGGCACGCCGCCGCTGGCGCACGGCGCTACGAGAACTGTTCACCCACGGCCACCACTCCACCCCGCCGGACAACTCGACCCCGCGGGACAACTCCAGCTGCTCCGGCGCTTGAGGACGGAGCGGCCGCCGGGCGGCTCCCGGTGCCTCCGCTAACCCAGCCGCTTCACGAATTCCCCCACCGCCACCCGCACATCCCGCGCGGTCCACTCCAGCCCCGCCTCCGACACCGTGACCTCCGTGTAGGACACCCCGGGCGGTCCCGCCGCAGCCGGGTGCCACCTGCGGAAGAGCGCCACGCCCGTCTCCTCCGCCTGCCGTACCGCCGCCTCGGTCAGGGCCTCCGCCCCGTACGGCAGCCATACCTGGAACTGGTGCGTGTGCGGCGGCTCCGGATGCACCCGGAACCACGGAACAGCGGACTCCGTGAAGCCCTCGGCCAGGGCGCCGGCCACCACCTTCGCCTGCGCCACGTAGGACGACAGCTTCGGCAGCTCCCGGTCCAGGCCGACCAGCGCGGAGAGCGCGGCCGGGAACTGCTGGAAGAGCTGGCCGCCGTACCGGTGGCGCCAGGTGCGGGCCTCCGCGATCAGGGACTCCGGACCGGCGAGCGCGGCCCCGGACAGTCCGCCGAGCGTCTTGTAGAACGACACGTACACGCTGTCCGCGAGCGCTGCGATCTCCGGCAGCCCGCGCCCGAAGCGGGGGGCGCACTCCCACAGTCGCGCGCCGTCGAAGTGCACCACTGCATCGCGTTCGCGAGCGGCCGCCACCACGGCCTCCAGCTCCTCCCACTCCGGCAGTACGAAACCGGCGTCGCGCAACGGCAGCTCCAGCATCAGCGTGCCGAAAGGTTCGGCGAAGTCGCGGATCTCCTGCGCGGTGGGCAGCCGTGGCTCGGACGTCGGGTGGACGGTACGCAGCCCGCTCACCGACTCCAGAGCACCGCGCTCGTGCACCTCCGGGTGGGCGAGCGGGTGCAGTGCCACGGTCGGGCTGCCGGTGCGCCCCGCCCAGCAGCGCAGCGCGACCTGCTGAGCCATCGTTCCGGTCGGGAAGAAGGCCGCGGCCTCCATGCCGAGCAGTTCGGCGATGCGCTCCTCGAGTACGGCGACGATCCCGTCGCCGTAGATGTCCGCGGGCCGGTCCAGATCGGCCACGGAACCGGCGTACGCGCCCAGATCGGCCAGTTGCTCGCCGAGGGTGCGGTCGACGGGCGGCCGCGAAAGGATCCGTTCTGCCCGGCGCCAGGCGGCGATCCGCCGGAACCGTTCTGCCGTTTCGCGGTCCGGCTCCCCGTCCTGTATCCCGTCCCCGACCTCGTCCCGGATCTCGTCCTGCGCCTGCGCTCGT is drawn from Streptomyces sp. NBC_01717 and contains these coding sequences:
- a CDS encoding ABC transporter ATP-binding protein → MIRFEHVTKRYADGTTAVDDLSFEVAEGELVTLVGPSGCGKTTTMKMVNRLIEPTEGRIFLDGDDISAIDPVRLRRRIGYVIQQVGLFPHKTVLENTATVPHLLGWKRGRGRERAAELLDLVGLDPSVYGDRYPDQLSGGQRQRVGVARALAADPPVLLMDEPFGAVDPVVRERLQNEFLRLQAQVRKTVLFVTHDIEEAVRLGDRIAVYGQGSIEQFDSPATVLGAPATPYVADFVGADRGLKRLSVTPIEEGDLDQPPVVHLDDPLSRATERLRAEGARWAVVLDRDDKLHGWIPADTAPTEAKGTVREHARRMEAWLPVGAPLKQAFATMLQHDAGWIAVIDRESTGRFLGVLTPARLHEALRRSIDADAQDVPRAEVAVETVATIARTGSR
- a CDS encoding ABC transporter permease encodes the protein MTGQNCLVANDWICGEYLRSRSQELTDATVQHIWITAVSVVIGLLVAFPLALLARRGRRVAGPVLGLTTVLYTVPSLAMFSLLLPLFGLSAALVVTGLVLYSLTILVRNILAGLEAVPQEAKDAAKGMGYGPGRLLWEVELPLALPALMAGVRIATVSTIALTTVGSIVGRGGLGNLIEDALPSFFKAQVLTASVLCVLLAVVADLLLLGVQRLLTPWTRIPRTRDAVGTGATAEAV
- a CDS encoding ABC transporter permease: MGVLGEAWTWLTTGTNWSGDSGAGHRLGEHLYVSGVSLALACLIALPLALYLGHIGKGGALAVNVSNVGRAIPVFAVLALFMVSPLRNAGYVPTVIALVLFAVPPLLTNAYVGMTEVDRSVVEAARGMGMSGGQLFVRVELPLAYPMIMTGLRSAAVQVVATATIAAMVGQGGLGRIITAGFNTYNTPQVVAGALLVAVLALLVEAVLVGLDRALSPLRRRRTA
- a CDS encoding ABC transporter substrate-binding protein is translated as MSKTSRIAGAVIGMVVLAGSVAACGGDSLEKDKGGSAASGDSGKKGSLVVGAAAFTESKVVAELYAQILGDAGYSTSVTTVKNRELYEPSLEKGEIDVVPEYAATIAEFLNAKVNGAKAAEEKPVASGDAAATVAALEKLATPRGLKVLPAGDAVDQNAFAVTKEFADKNKLKTLSDLGASKLKVKIAAGDECEVRPFCAPGLKKTYGIDVTGIDPKGVGTPQAKQAVKDGKDQLVLTTTTDAVLDSYDLVFLEDDKKLQNADNVLPVLNAKDAGAPDIADALGKLTKVLTTEDLAELNRKVDAERAKPADVAKDYLQSKGLIKK
- a CDS encoding NADH-quinone oxidoreductase subunit D, which gives rise to MTETTVGIGGAAESTDMVLNIGPQHPSTHGVLRLRIVLDGERIQHAEPVIGYMHRGAEKLFEARDYRQIVMLANRHDWLSAFSNELGVVMAVERMLGMEVPERAVWTRTLLAELNRVLNHLMFLGSYPLELGGITPVFHAFREREELQAVMEEVSGGRMHYMFNRVGGLKEDLPAGWLGRARDAVASVRSRMDVYDRLVLGNEIFRGRTRGVGVLSAETVHAYGVSGPIARASGVDFDLRRDEPYLAYGELQDTLKVVTRTEGDCLARFECLLEQSHNALDLADACLDRMADLAPGPINQRLPKVLKAPEGHTYAWTENPLGINGYYLVSKGEKTPYRLKLRSASYNNIQALTELLPGTLVADMVAILGSLFFVVGDIDK
- a CDS encoding SAM-dependent methyltransferase, whose translation is MTDEWRGWQEAAETALYGDEGFYRSLEGPAGHFRTSVHASPLFAAAVARLLVRTARELGTDAVDLVDLGAGRGELVTGVLAALPGIAPTGLSVRAYAVEIAGRPAGLDPRIAWCAEPPPGARGLLFANEWLDNVPTPVAETDTDGIDRYVLVRTADGAERLGEPVTGEDAAWLRRWWPSAGPGSRAEIGRPRDEAWARAVSTLSAGLAVAVDYAHVRQARPPFGTLTGFRAGREVRPVPDGSCDLTSHVALDACAAAGTVGGEPEVVDQREALRGLGISGERPSLALASSDPAGYVRALASAGEAAELTARGGLGDFGWLMQRVTRRPYPAVASGPTGD
- a CDS encoding sensor histidine kinase yields the protein MQRLYDFIRRHPTGVDIFWAVVLLGLSGVSIVGDQGRGTPRLAAVPVVIGLCLVVALRRRAPEKMLLLAVAAGVVQLMLDVRPSVANFAMLVITFTVATVGERWASRVALVCSLCAAGLSQLRWPSETRGGWVQEVFVVVVMTVPFVLAWVLGDSMRTRRAYFSQLEERAARLEREREAQSKVAVAAERARIARELHDVVAHNVSVMVVQADGAAYVMDAAPDQARQALETISSTGRQALAEMRRLLGVLRTGDSQESGEYVPQPDVEQIEDLIEQVRRTGLAVDFKIEGTPRPLPTGVELTAYRIVQEALTNTRKHGGPDAGASVRLVYFDDGLGLLVEDDGRGAAHELYEDGGADGAGHGMIGMRERVGMVGGTLDAGPRPGGGFRISALLPLKPAH
- a CDS encoding response regulator; protein product: MAIRVMLVDDQVLLRTGFRMVLAAQPDMEVVAEAGDGAEAIENLRSTAVDVVLMDVRMPRLDGVEATRRICARPDAPKVLILTTFDLDEYAFSGLKAGASGFMLKDVPPAELLGAIRSVHSGDAVVAPSTTRRLLDRFSPLLPSSTDEPKHKDIGKLTEREREVMLLVAQGMSNGEIAARLVLSEATVKTHVGRILTKLNLRDRVQVVVLAYETGLVRAGGGGAG
- a CDS encoding DUF5937 family protein, with product MNIDIAGLPPERIVFETSPLAELGLALHALSEPGHHPGLHGWATATAASLEPDLADRLHEADFLWRNTFSDVFMPFAGVRGGDGRTGATLAEDLDILDRLDDERFVASALEFTCASLYGTGAPSPLSDPLMRARALDMAAARGPRQVEFTRQLLADPVPVRRWVRRLFEDCDEAFFADTWRRVQVQLVADARHKTDLLRRKGAGEALGAVSAALSLDEGACRISADKMTEGSTTATDPAVGAGLTLIPTSFGWPHLMVLHAPGWRPVIHYPVRRPELPSPASVEMLQLRMEALAHPMRMRLCRNLARSPYTTGELADSHSITAPEVSRHLSVLKKAGLVTTRRRGRYVLHQLDLTVVARLGSDFLEGVLR
- a CDS encoding threonine aldolase family protein, whose translation is MADRHEQARAQAQDEIRDEVGDGIQDGEPDRETAERFRRIAAWRRAERILSRPPVDRTLGEQLADLGAYAGSVADLDRPADIYGDGIVAVLEERIAELLGMEAAAFFPTGTMAQQVALRCWAGRTGSPTVALHPLAHPEVHERGALESVSGLRTVHPTSEPRLPTAQEIRDFAEPFGTLMLELPLRDAGFVLPEWEELEAVVAAARERDAVVHFDGARLWECAPRFGRGLPEIAALADSVYVSFYKTLGGLSGAALAGPESLIAEARTWRHRYGGQLFQQFPAALSALVGLDRELPKLSSYVAQAKVVAGALAEGFTESAVPWFRVHPEPPHTHQFQVWLPYGAEALTEAAVRQAEETGVALFRRWHPAAAGPPGVSYTEVTVSEAGLEWTARDVRVAVGEFVKRLG